The nucleotide window TCTCTTTCATATCAATATTAAAATCTTTTTTTAGGTCAAAAATCATTAAAGGTAATGAAAATTTTACTGAAAAATTTTTTGCTATTTCTAAACTTTTCTCTGAAAATTCATCAAAATTTAAATTTATGTG belongs to Caldisericia bacterium and includes:
- a CDS encoding phosphoadenosine phosphosulfate reductase family protein, which translates into the protein MIRKDEKILHAVSGGKDSMVLWYLLKKYEFNVTGVHINLNFDEFSEKSLEIAKNFSVKFSLPLMIFDLKKDFNIDMKEIFLKN